AGACTGCAGATTAAACCAAACTAAACACTATAATTAGCCGTTGGACTAATAGTTAAACAGTTGAAGTGTTGTAGAAGAAAATCAATATAATCATATGCAAATTATAAATTTCTATTACAAATTGATATACAAACAGAGGTGAGCAAAAAGTTTGCATTTTGTGAAGCTTCTGCGTAATTTGTAATAAAAATGAGTTTTAAGTTTGGCACGTGGAATTAGAACAATTCTACGCCTGTGTTACAGAGAGAGATTTTGTATTGTTGTATTGTTGTTCAGAACAACTTAAGAAAACTGGTATTTTATTCACTAGAAAAAGAGATGTGTTACTTTCAATGTATTTATTATTAGGGTGTAAAATAGTTATATTGTATATGAACtagtaaatgattaattttaggtcACTTTCGTTGATTTAGTCCTCGTTGACTTGGTCCATATCAAAAGAATTATTATGATCACTATTAGAGTTCATCATGATATAGTACCATGCATCCTCTAAATCTATAATCTCTTATCAAAATGAATAACTCATAAATTGATGACTATCAAAGGCTCTAAGAGTCTCCCGACTAACTAACATTCTAACATCTCTAATGAAATGAATATAGGCATCTCATATCAATTAGAATGAAGATGTCAAAGCATTATAGAAGATAATCTATAATCCATAATCCATCACCAAATGATGAAAAAACATCAATACCAAAGATCCCACTAAATAATGATCCTAAATTATCCATGACATCCTAATAATTATCTCCTATAAAGATTTTACATAATCCACACACACTCAAGTGGAAAACCACTAGTTCCAAATAATAAAGTAGAGCTAAATAATCCAATAGAAAAAGATAAACCACCACCTTCAATTAGGAATCAAtccaaaataatcaattcattttcATAATAACCATGTCATTGCAAAACTCCAAGCATAGAATAAAACTTCATGACACCATGGTCACCACTAATAGCTCCAACTAAATCATTCAGCTAAGCTATATATGACATCATGATTAAAAAACCATGCTACTAGTCCCAATAATTGATTATCTATCCACTCTAGTAATCAATCTTCCCATCCCAATGCACCAAtggcaacaaaaaaaaaaaggctAATTAATCAAGACTAAATCAAGACTAAAAATATATGTAGATATAGGTAGTCCATGTTCGATTCATCAATAAAAATTATTGTAGAAAACCCCAATAAATTGCACAATTTGTCAATCACAAATAAGAAACCGTGTACACTTATCATCACATTACTAATctgtaaattaaaataaaaaagaagataACCTATAGATATTAAGATTTAAACACCATATCAATTCTATTAATttttgaaataaatccaaaaatgagTTGCCATAGTAAAGGAACCAATCAAGCATATGAAAGATAGTATAACATCTTCTTTAAACTGAATACTCCACCATCTATTATGTACATACATTTAATCATGCTATGTGAATACTCAAATATATATGAACATCCATGAAACGATAATTATCACCATCATTATACTCACACTCACCTCTCACTAAACTAAAACTCTAAGTATCACGCATATCAATCATATCATGAAACCAAAAGACAACCTATATAATTGTCTCCATGAAAGTTGACATATTGAAAATACCTATAAACTATGTCATAAAACATACAATTTAATCTCATAAAAAATACTCTACTATAAAATTTTGTTCATAAATTCATCTAAATAAATACACCTTGAGTCTAATACTCCTACAAGTACTCAAATACATACAAATATCTCCCTAATCATCTAAGTGAAAAAACATGTAATCAACTATATAGTACTTAGAAATTATCATTAATCATATTTTAAATTTAACCTAAAAAAAACTCCATATGTAAAATATATCAACTAATAACCATTCCAAAGTAAGATAATCTGTAGGCACCGAATTCTAACACTAATAACAAAACCTAATGATCAAATCTATATCACTAGAAAGTTACCTTTAGAAAGTTGAGAATTCAATAATGTATGTGGCTATTATACATCTTAGAAAAATGCTACAATATTTTTCTTCTTAAAATATAACTAGCCACTAGGCAATGGATCCTTAATCATGGTACTAGTGGTGATAGCGGGAAAGTAGTGAAAATAGTGATTGGGTGGTGGTATTGTCTAGTTGTGGTGGTGGGTTGACTAAGTAGCAATAGGGCATGTTTTGGCGATGAAAGGGTGTGGCACCTTTAGATGGGCTCTATCCTCATGATTTGGCCATAATTAGGGTTTTTTAGAGACCATGACCAAGGATTGGTACGTTGCACCTAGTAGGAAACCCACCATGTGAATTATCTTTGAAGGCCTACCATACACATGGAAAAATTTCTTTTTTTCCATAGAATATTCTCTATGACCAACATATGACTATATTGCTAACCACAATATATAGATCAATATGACCATATGGATTCCATATGATTATATAGCCAGGCTTATTCAAGAGtttcaaaaatgataaaaaaaaaagttttatctTAGACAAAGTCAAGTTTTATATCAAAATATAAGTTTTTGGGCATCCTAAATTTAGTGGCAAGGTTTATTTTAATCTAGGGGTATCTAATAAAATTTTATCTTTAAGACTCCCACAAAAAAGAGCTCAAATAGAAAAGTTATTTGTCAAATCTTCATCAAACTTCATATTTACTAAAACACAAGTATATAAACATAGCTACAACCTTGAAATTAATTTCAATTTTACTATAAGACTATATCAATTCAAGTTCTATGCACAAGAATCCATTCATACTAAGAGTTGCAACTAGGAAGTTCTCCCAAAACCTTAAAAACTAGGTTCTAATACCTAATGAAAGCGAAAATTGTAgcattgaaaaatattttctcatgaCATCCCAATAGAAAAATATGTAAAAAAATACTCAAACCCTACCATCCAAGAGAATGAATAAATATACCATCaatatgacacaagatatacctttgAATAGTCTCAGAgagaaaaacctagcctccaaaagaatCCATACTAAATTTTGTATTTAACAATGAAACAATACAATACACATAGAATTTCCATCAATATTCTGAAACATCAAGTTCCTTTAATGCATTTGTCATGTGCAAGCACAATAGATAACCGTGCAACCACACACACCATGCCATACTTTACATATGCACTTTCAAGAAAGCTCAATCAAGCTTAGCCAACTAACCAACCTCAACAACTACTGATGTTCTTATTTTTATAGACAAAAGCTTGGACAAAGGCACCATGTGTTATCATATGATCAGAgccaagaaaaacaaaaataagaaatgaatagagtgaagaaaccacagcaTATCTACTATCTAATGATCCAACTCTACTTTGCATTTCTGGCGAGTGAAGGCAGCGGCACTCGTTTCATTCAGAGGCACAGAAACTGAGCACTTCACTTTCAGCTTGAATCGATTTGTCTTAACTTTGCCAACCCTCAAACGAACGCGGGATCGCAGCTTCAATTCCACATCCTCAACGCCCTTCGAATTGGACGACAAGTACACATTTCCAACAGAAATAATCAATGGACGAAAAGTGGTGGTGTTCTTGTGGCCCTGATAAAACTCTTCCAACGCGTTCACTCCAACAGTCCCACCTCCATTATAATACGCAGATACCCGCAAGGTGTCGTAGTAGATGCCTATCTTCTTATTTGCATTCCGAACGCTCATCCCAACCACGATGTTACTGCTGGTGCTATTTGTCATGTTACTGAATTGAACAGTGTCTACGTAGAATTTGGGTTTGCTGGGGCGCAAAACCAACCAGATAACAAGTGCTGCAATGCCCACAACAATGATGAGCGTAATTAAGAGGCTTAAAAGATGCTTGAGTATACAGCATGGGCCACACGAGGAGCTGTGCCTCCGCCTGTGAGTGTGACCCTGTGCTGAATAGGAGGCTCCATTGAAGGTCGACCCAGATTTAGTACCGTCGCCCATCAGACGCTCTATCTATAGCTCTGCAACTTTCTCAAACCTAGAGAATTGTCTTTCTTCTGAATACACTACGACAATGTAGTACTCTGCTAACAGTTCCTTGAGATCACATGTAAATATGAGAAACTAATCAAAGATCAGTAAGAGTAATCTAGCAAGAGAAATTGCTGTGGAAGATGTTTGAAGAAGTGTGATGAAATTGGAGTAATTATATAGCAGAAAGTTTGCTTTTTGTGAAGCTTCTGCGTAGTTTTTAATGAAAACAAGTTTTGAGTTTGGGACACGGTTTACAAAATTCAACACTGTATTTGATAGCTGGTGTGGCAGTACGCGGAATTAGAACAATTCTACGCGGTTGGTCGTCGGTGTTACTTTGGAGATAAACATGGATTTCTTTTTTAATTATTAGGAAACTAGGAATACACAGCAACATTTTGGATTTTTTAGTGCTGTTTGGAACAGTTTATGGAAATtggtattttattaattaaaaaaagggGGAGGTTACTTTCAATGATCGTGTAGATGATCTAGAAATGATGCTACTTAATCTATAtcctatcaatatttatatatatttaaaaattgatttttatcTTTAAATTACTAttcaattatttcattaattttaaATAATCTTTCTATTTACTTGCTtgtagtttgatttttttttcgttttgtttttatattaattattatgaCGTGATTAAAATATGAATACTTTAAAGTTGTATGTTAGCATGATGTAATTATAATTTAAATGAATCATATATCATAATTATGGAGAATATCTAAAGTCATATTTTGCAAGTAGATAAAACatattattttagtatttgcatcatCATTTTAGCTCACATTACATGCTTATTATTGTTTTTAAGGTTGTTTAACTCTCATTGAATCATTCCATCCAAGCATCTAACTAAGGACACCATGATCCATGTAATTCAACATATTCCCATAAGTGTTTCTAAACACCTCAATCATTATTAAGGTTTAGAGCATAGACATAGAGGAGAACAAATTCAAATGAAAAAGTTGTAACATGTCAACTTTGTGGGTTGTAGGTTAAGATCCATGTTTCATGCTTGCTTATGCACATGTGCGGAGCACCTATATAACATAAAAGTGAATATAAACTATATATGAAATGATTTCCATGTTAACAACAATCATTTGAAGGGTTCTAAAATTGTGTCACTTTGATGAATGAGCTCCTAAAATTTGCATAACATCATTCTCATAGAATTTAGAGCTAAGTATCCTTGCATTAAATTTCATTAATTGAATATTTACTATAACATTTATTTGTTAGCATATTACATTGTTCGTCGCTTAGTTCAGACAATGGCTAGGTGATGTCTATTATGTAGTTACATGCAAATTTTTCATTACAATTATATCaactatatatatcctctataaatACTTTACATGTCAAgcattttatctttcattttggtATCAGAGTGGGTTTAATGCAATTCCTAGACAAGATGTATAGTGGAAGTGTTGATGGATTACAAAATATTTATGTGTTCCATGGTATAAGAGTTCCCAAgaaagatggataaacaaatgtattAGCGACTTTTTCACTCCAAAACACATCTAAAATAATCTCCATTTTCATAGAAGAACAAACCCTAAACCATTCACACTAAATGTATTTTATTTCTGCCAGGGTTGTTTGCATAAATAGAGTATTTTTTGATGAATGTTTATtgcataatattaaataaaaagtaGTATAAGGTTACAGTCACTGTAATTTCATTTTATTTACATGCAATTTGGTAAGAATAAAAGCCACTATTTTAGAGTTCATGGTGGAAGGCATAAACGACTAGCATAAGGTATGAAGGATGTTTGATAgtgcatttaaaaataaataaatttagaccttgtgttgtttgatcaaaagtatGTTTGATGTAAGAATAGTCATGATATCTGTTTTTTGGTTGAGTGGAAAAGGCTTCCATGAGAATTAATTTTTCATCTAAGTAATTACAAATGTCAAGCATATTACTATTCATAGTGATTGTAGCTAGAGTTATTGTATACATCATTTATTGTTCTTGAAAGTAAGTTAAGTagaaaaacaacttcctacactaatcttgagagaagggtaatgcaatttttttagatctttacaatagttacaaaaacttaacacaaataaacataaataacattcataccacaacaaaatgatttacatggggaaaaaccTTTTGGGAGAAAatttgcccaatatattattcataaatcaacaacaaattacaatattcTTACAGAGAAAGCTCCTCACAAGAGTATAACGAAACATAAATCTAAAGGCAATTCAATAGTTATTAGACTCTCACAATACACTGCAATAAACAATTGTAATAAAATTTCCTCAAATAATAGGGTTTCCTTCTAAGGTAAGCAAAAAACACATAATATCTGtcattagatctatgacctaatgataaatggtcaaTATTTACAATGATATTTTATACATAAAATGTTTCTTTTAGTGGGGTTGCCCCCAATCCCCCACTGGGGCATGTGGCTTCTAGACCTCACAAGAGGGGGACCCCTTTGCAACCTCCTATGTTCATTTATCAACAATAACCTTTTATTATTGCAAGTTTGGGGCACCATTTTCCTATAGTGTATTATAGTGCTAATAAGATTCTAGTGTTGCCTTTGTTGTTTTTGGTAGAGTTGATCCAAATAGGTCTTACATTCACAAAGTTTTTTCAACAATTATCTTTCAAGAAGCAGATGTGTGTTCTGATGGTAGGTCTAAATTCTAGTAAGATAACCATATTATACAAGTTGAAACTTCATGAATTTGTTACTAAGATTCCCATTATCAATTTCAATGTTGTGTTTATTGAGTTGTAAGATGATTCTTTTAGACTTTGTAAACAAAGAGGATCCTTCCAATGTAAtgaattttgtagaaataactaaCAAGCTTATTTTGTACTCCTTACATCAACACCACTGGTATGGTTTGAGAACATGTTAGGATGCAGTTTGGACTAGTTGTGTCAGGTTGGGATGGAGAGAAATGATTGAAGGGAAGAGCAGGGGTTGAGATAAGGGTTGGAATTCATCGAGGCAGGAGCTTTGATCATGTTCCTTTGTCATGATACTGGATTGGATGGTTCAATGGTTCATTGATTGGGAGTTCAATGGTTCATTGATTGGGAGTGAAGTACTGCATCTATTCccttggggtgggtgggaggaccCCCAGCTATTATAGTTGTTGATTCGATCTTGAGAGGGAGATTAGTTGTTGGTGGGTGGGATTATAGATGTCGAGATCATGAGTTGTTGATACGTATGAGATATGTTGGTATACTTCCCCCATATCTTTGTTTTTACGAAGGGCACAACCTGGGCAATAATCCAGCATTCTATATGTCATAACATGTCATCGTTTATCAGCCTACCAAAGATCCACCGAGTTCATCAGATAATAGACAAAAGGCGGAGTTGAGATGAATAAAGATCTATCTAACTTCATCGGATAAAGATCTGTCTATTCATGGCAGAGGCTCCCCGatgcttcttgttgttgttgtctctTGCAAGCAGAGTTTTGAATGTTTCCAATTTCATAAGGTTTGTACTATACTACCCACCCATAGATAGTCTTCTCGGTCGAACCATCATTATGAAGCAGGTAATTCAATGAGTGGGCATTGATTAGTCAGGTAAAGTCAAGGGCTGGGGTAGGACCAATTTAGAAAGGAGGAAATATTAGCATAGCACAATAGCCACCCAAAATCTACTTCTTTTACCTCATGCACAACTGTGTTTGTTGATCCTTTCCCATCATTTCCACTCATGTTGGCTTTGTTCCCATCTCCATCCCATCCATTTCTGCCCATTAATTCCATTCATTCCCACTGCCATAGTTTCAATTTCATTATCATCAGCCAAGTGCACGTGGAGCTTTGCCACACTAGATATTCATAATGTGAATCTACAGCTTCGATGGCGTCCTAGAGAAGACCTATGTATGGATCACACTAACTGACCCTGGCAATGGGCATTCAGGAACCACTATGAGCAAAATATATCATAAAGCATCTCTATCATCTCAAGGTATCTTGACTCATCAATATAACCTATTGGTAAGGAAAACCTACTAAATTGTATAGCCTATAGACTCAAAACAAGGAAATATGAAAACTTATAGATCTTAAGAGTTGAAcaccatttaatttttttttatgatttttcaaataaatacaCAAATGAGTAACCATATTAAAGGAACcaaataataatgcaagagataAGAACATTTTCCTAACACTAACCACTCCACCACCTATCAACTACATGTACATGATTATTTTGTgataatttactaaaatatatatgAACATTAATGAATTTGAGTCTTACACACATATCAAGCATGTCCTCAAACTAGAAGACAACATATGTACTTTTCTCCATCAAATTTCATACATTGAAGATTCCTATAGAAAGATAAATGATAGAATACAAAATTTGATAACCTATTGTACCATAACATTGGTCTCATTAAAATATACACTTGTATAATATTGTTAGGcataaattaatattaatgttcACACAATCACCTCTTAAATTTTAGGCTTCTATAAATGCTCAGAAAATATAGACATCCCTCAAATCATGTAGGTGAAAGAATACTAGACTCTATAAATTATCTAAATTAGATTTTCAAATTAACCAAAATTATATGATTCCACATGTAAAATATATTACCTATTAACCATTCCAAAGTAATATCATCCTTTGacacaaaattttgacaaaaataaCAAATTTTATTAAAGCTATGagaatcatagagtgtgattcgaaacattgatggaaaaatatacacacaatcaaatctagaaaaataCATTAGAAAACAAATTTAATGCCAAATCTGTCACTAAATATTTATGAAAGAGAGCTTCTTGATACCAATAGGAAGTCTAGAATTTGATACCATATGTTATTGTTATGAATCTATAGAAATTACAAGTTTATTCTACTTCACGAAAGATAATTGGTCACTAAGTAGTGGATCCTTAATGGTGTTATCAAGGGTTGTAGTGGGTGAGTAGCCAAATTGGTGATTTGGTGGTGGCATTGCTTAAGGGTAGTGGTGGGATAATTGAGTGACAAGAGGTTATCTCTTAGCAAAAGAAGGGGGTGTCACCTAATGCAAGATCTAACCTAAAAAGTAGGAATAGTTAGATGTTATTCTTACCCATGACCAAAGGATTACACCTTGCACTCAATGAGTAGTCAACCATTTGAATAATCAATGAAGATTTGTTGTACACAtggtaaatttttatatttttaatgacTTGTGTAGGTGGAATATTCTCGATGAATGACACATAACTATATTATTAACCataatatatagatacatatgaACATATGTATTTCATACAGTCATATAGATAAATTCCATCCAAGCTTCTCCAAGGGctttagaaatgaaaaaaaaaaaatatttaacctCCTAAATATGTTGAAACATCCACACTCAATGTATTATTTAACAATGAAAAAATTCAACACACTTTTAAAGTCTCAATAAGTATGTTGAAACATCACACTCCTCCAATGCATCTTTCATGTTCCAAGAATAATGGGTAGTCATGCAACCACACATCCCATGACATGCTTCTCATATGCACTTTAAAGAAAATGTTAATCAACCTTATCCAACAAGCCAATGGTTATGATAGACAACTAACATTGACCTCAATGTCTACTCATGTGCATTGTTATAGAAGAAGACTTGGACAAAACCACCAAGTAGTATTATATATATCATCTGTTTAATACCATGAGCTTACAAAACCATGTTCCCTCTTTACTTTTTGGTGCTAAGTTTTgccaatattaaatattttttcaatttgCAAGTTACACATAAAATATCTAGTCAATGCTATAACACAACTCTACAAGTGaatccaaataaatatttaatgtggctaAACACATCTTCAATGATGCATCACATATAATATATCTTTTACATAATTAGAATAATTACTTTCTCATGCAAAATGTTCAATACACCTTTTCCTTACATCCGGAACATGCAAGAGTGATAATAATGCCAATTacattttatatttataatattgtttttaaTATTTCATAAAAATTTCTATCCATATTAATAGATTTATGTTGTAAACATTAAATTTAACATCAAAATTTAGAAATATAATTAAAGTTGGATCTAACATAACTATATAAAGTTCAATCTTATGTTAAGAGTTTTAAATATCTTGTATGTTCTGTTTTAGGGGCATCATAAGGAAATACCAAAAGAGATTCATACATTAAAGATCAGTGACATTTGATTAGTGGATAGTTATAGCCTTTGATGGAAGCTTATAAGAATTGTCCTTTGGGACCAACAATGAATACA
The nucleotide sequence above comes from Cryptomeria japonica chromosome 11, Sugi_1.0, whole genome shotgun sequence. Encoded proteins:
- the LOC131063088 gene encoding NDR1/HIN1-like protein 3, encoding MGDGTKSGSTFNGASYSAQGHTHRRRHSSSCGPCCILKHLLSLLITLIIVVGIAALVIWLVLRPSKPKFYVDTVQFSNMTNSTSSNIVVGMSVRNANKKIGIYYDTLRVSAYYNGGGTVGVNALEEFYQGHKNTTTFRPLIISVGNVYLSSNSKGVEDVELKLRSRVRLRVGKVKTNRFKLKVKCSVSVPLNETSAAAFTRQKCKVELDH